The following are from one region of the Amia ocellicauda isolate fAmiCal2 chromosome 1, fAmiCal2.hap1, whole genome shotgun sequence genome:
- the b3gat1b gene encoding galactosylgalactosylxylosylprotein 3-beta-glucuronosyltransferase 1 yields MPKRRDILAIVLIVLPWTLLITVWHQSAIAPLLAIRKACHHLVKELFIIPERLAVRRHHLADDGGDGHRDLGQGSDSKEYCSSDKDIVEVVRTEYVYTRPPPWSDVLPTIHVITPTYSRPVQKAELTRLANTFLHVPNLHWILVEDSQRRTPLVTRLLHETGLNYTHLNVETPRNYKLRGDIRDPRIPRGTMQRNLALRWLRETFNINSTQPGIVYFADDDNTYSLELFEEMRSTRKVSVWPVAFVGGLRYESPKVNAAGKVYGWKTVFDPHRPFAIDMAGFAINLRLILFKPQAYFKLRGVKGGYQESSLLRELVTLNDLEPKAANCTKILVWHTRTEKPVLVNEGKKGFTDPNVEI; encoded by the exons ATGCCGAAGAGAAGAGACATCCTTGCCATCGTATTGATAGTGTTACCTTGGACTTTACTCATCACTGTTTGGCACCAAAGCGCAATTGCCCCCCTGCTAGCCATCCGCAAGG CCTGTCACCATCTAGTAAAAGAACTGTTTATCATACCAGAGAGGCTTGCGGTACGACGGCACCACTTGGCAG ATGACGGGGGGGATGGCCACCGGGACCTGGGGCAGGGCTCGGACTCCAAGGAGTACTGTTCCTCGGACAAGGACATAGTGGAGGTGGTCCGCACCGAATACGTCTACACCCGGCCCCCGCCTTGGTCCGACGTGCTGCCCACCATCCACGTCATCACCCCCACCTACAGCCGGCCGGTCCAGAAGGCCGAGCTGACCAGACTGGCCAACACCTTCCTCCACGTCCCCAACCTGCACTGGATTCTGGTGGAGGACTCCCAGCGCAGGACCCCCCTGGTCACCCGGCTGCTGCACGAGACAGGCCTGAACTACACCCACCTCAATGTGGAGACACCACGCAACTACAAGCTGCGGGGGGACATCAGGGACCCACGCATCCCTCGAGGCACCATGCAGAGGAACTTGGCCTTGCGCTGGCTTCGCGAGACCTTTAACATCAACAGCACCCAGCCAGGGATCGTGTACTTCGCCGATGATGACAACACCTACAGCCTGGAGCTGTTCGAGGAG ATGCGGTCGACTCGGAAAGTGTCGGTGTGGCCGGTGGCGTTCGTGGGCGGCCTGCGGTACGAGTCTCCCAAGGTGAATGCGGCAGGGAAGGTGTACGGCTGGAAGACTGTGTTCGACCCCCACCGGCCATTTGCCATCGACATGGCAGGCTTCGCCATCAACCTCAGGCTCATCCTCTTCAAGCCCCAGGCCTACTTCAAACTGCGGGGAGTCAAGGGCGGCtaccaggagagcagtctcctCAGAGAGCTCGTCACCCTCAACGACCTCGAGCCCAAAGCAGCTAATTGCACTAAG aTTCTTGTGTGGCACACCAGAACGGAAAAGCCTGTTCTAGTAAACGAAGGAAAGAAAGGATTCACGGACCCCAATGTAGAAATCTGA